DNA from Leptotrichia wadei:
CACAACTAACTTTGAATATTCGTCCAGTTTTTCATTTATAACAATGTATTTTCTTTTTTAATATTCGCCTAAAGAAGCCTTTTATACCTTCGTAATAAAAGTATCTTATTTCAATGTTTAATTTTTCACACAATATATACGGATTACTAGTATTATATTTCTCTAC
Protein-coding regions in this window:
- a CDS encoding ImmA/IrrE family metallo-endopeptidase, which encodes MVINEKLDEYSKLVVLCHELGHAIYHSSK